A window from Tenacibaculum singaporense encodes these proteins:
- a CDS encoding M43 family zinc metalloprotease: MKKTFLITTLFSLLFACSSETKIDLPENPEPPLDNLEVYTLPVVVHIIHGGESIGEGFNLATERIKEQIQSLNHDFRRVAGTLGENNSPLSSDSFIQFKLAEIDPNGNPTNGINRINYYDNTSVRGDKDRFDWLPEFEYWNPNKYINIWVYGGYAPNTFAGAASFPTTNLPGIKDELKTIGDGILINVHHFGKSDVSGGLNLGKTLTHEMGHFLGLLHIWGAALEGKPCSDHDDFIEDTPPVSSSIDGCDGTIPKACDGQPAPVNNYMNLTDDRCMNVFTKGQIKRMRYVLEHAERRKTLITSDVISR, translated from the coding sequence ATGAAAAAAACCTTTTTAATAACTACTCTTTTCTCTTTACTATTTGCTTGCAGTAGCGAAACTAAAATTGATTTACCAGAAAATCCAGAACCTCCTTTAGATAACTTAGAAGTCTACACCTTACCCGTAGTCGTACACATAATACATGGCGGAGAAAGTATAGGCGAAGGCTTTAACCTAGCTACCGAACGTATTAAAGAACAAATTCAATCTTTAAATCACGACTTTAGAAGAGTAGCAGGCACTTTAGGAGAAAACAATTCCCCACTTAGTAGTGACTCATTTATTCAATTTAAACTTGCAGAAATAGATCCTAACGGAAACCCAACTAACGGAATTAACCGTATTAATTATTACGACAACACTTCCGTAAGAGGTGATAAAGACAGATTTGATTGGCTTCCTGAGTTTGAATATTGGAACCCTAATAAATATATCAACATATGGGTATATGGCGGGTATGCCCCTAATACATTTGCTGGCGCAGCTTCTTTTCCTACTACTAACTTACCTGGAATAAAAGATGAGTTAAAAACCATAGGTGATGGTATTTTAATTAATGTTCATCACTTTGGAAAATCCGATGTTTCTGGAGGTCTCAATCTTGGTAAAACATTAACCCACGAAATGGGACATTTCTTAGGTTTATTACATATTTGGGGAGCTGCTCTTGAAGGAAAACCTTGTTCTGACCATGACGATTTTATTGAAGACACACCACCTGTAAGTAGTTCTATTGATGGTTGTGATGGGACAATTCCTAAAGCCTGTGACGGACAACCTGCTCCTGTAAACAACTATATGAATCTTACTGATGATAGATGTATGAATGTATTTACCAAAGGACAAATTAAACGAATGAGATATGTACTTGAACATGCAGAAAGAAGAAAAACACTAATTACCTCTGATGTGATTAGCAGATAA
- a CDS encoding RNA polymerase sigma factor, which produces MSNDFYITSILPHAGIIIKICRAYTDSQEDFEDFYQEACLQIWKSRDAFQNKSKWSTWIYRITLNVCLTLAKRNAKKEYSLEKTPNLSEDNKAFQNEDLNLLYDAIKKLSEVDRAIILLHLEENPYKEIAAIIGTSANNIAVRINRIKKQLKIILDGKIN; this is translated from the coding sequence TTGAGTAACGATTTTTATATAACATCCATTTTACCACATGCTGGTATTATTATTAAAATATGTAGAGCTTATACGGACTCTCAGGAAGACTTTGAAGACTTTTATCAAGAAGCTTGTTTACAAATATGGAAAAGCAGAGATGCTTTCCAAAACAAATCGAAATGGTCTACTTGGATATACAGAATTACGCTAAATGTTTGTTTAACCTTAGCGAAGAGAAATGCTAAAAAAGAATATTCTTTAGAGAAAACTCCCAATTTATCGGAGGATAATAAAGCTTTTCAAAACGAAGATTTAAACTTGTTATATGATGCTATTAAAAAATTATCTGAAGTCGACAGAGCGATAATTTTACTGCATTTAGAAGAAAATCCTTACAAAGAAATTGCTGCAATTATTGGAACTAGCGCTAACAATATTGCAGTACGTATTAACAGAATTAAAAAACAATTAAAAATAATATTAGATGGAAAAATCAATTGA
- the recQ gene encoding DNA helicase RecQ has protein sequence MMQITEQELLEKLKVNFGYDSFRLEQQAIIENILAKKDTLVIMPTGGGKSICYQLPALFFEGVTLVISPLIALMKDQVDSLRANGISATFFNSSQSTEEQQQVFDAIASKSIKLLYVAPESLSLLQNVLNQSYISCIAVDEAHCISAWGHDFRPSYKQLAFLKKSLPEIPIVALTATADKATQQDILEQLAVPNATQFISSFNRENIALEVRPANDRVQQIIKFIQRRPNEAGIIYCLSRKATEQLASKLQQNNIDAKAYHAGLSFEERAKTQEAFIKDDCEVICATIAFGMGIDKSNVRWVIHYNMPKNIEGYYQEIGRSGRDGLPAKALLFHSYADVIQLRQFIENTGNKEVQEAKLERMKQFAEATVCRRKILLSYFGELIEENCGNCDVCKNPPQFFDGTVIAQKGLSAIYRLQGKEAMGTVIDVLRGAKNATVLDRNYDKLKTYGVGNDISWRDWQHYLIQLTNQGYCQIAFHLHNSLQLTEFSNKVLFEGEKVQLTTPVAFTKEVKTVTKEKKKKAVKDTLFERLRKLRYRIAQEEDIAAYLVFNDATLKEIENERPQSDEEFLAISGVGQRKLEVYGAEFMEEIKTFLNEKKKTKKDTTLETFKLYKEGFTVEGIAENRGLKPTTIFSHLSKLYLEGKDVSLDEFIEADTLALVANAKKVLKNETALKPYFEFLGEQVPYEKIRVGLTILRRKG, from the coding sequence ATGATGCAGATTACAGAACAAGAATTGTTAGAAAAATTAAAGGTAAATTTTGGATATGATAGTTTTCGTTTAGAGCAACAAGCTATTATCGAAAATATTTTAGCAAAAAAAGATACGTTGGTTATTATGCCAACAGGAGGAGGAAAGTCTATTTGTTATCAATTACCAGCCTTGTTTTTTGAAGGTGTTACGTTGGTGATTTCTCCATTAATAGCTTTGATGAAAGATCAAGTAGATAGCTTGAGAGCAAATGGAATTTCTGCTACTTTTTTTAACAGTAGTCAATCTACAGAAGAGCAGCAACAAGTATTTGATGCGATAGCTTCAAAAAGTATAAAATTATTGTACGTCGCACCAGAAAGTTTATCATTACTCCAAAATGTGTTAAATCAATCTTATATAAGTTGTATTGCTGTTGATGAGGCGCACTGTATTTCTGCTTGGGGGCACGATTTTCGTCCTTCCTACAAGCAATTAGCATTTTTAAAAAAGTCATTACCTGAAATTCCGATTGTAGCATTAACAGCAACTGCAGATAAAGCTACGCAACAAGATATTTTAGAACAGTTAGCTGTACCTAATGCTACACAATTTATAAGTTCTTTTAACAGAGAAAATATTGCTTTAGAAGTACGTCCTGCAAATGATAGAGTACAACAAATTATTAAGTTTATTCAAAGAAGACCTAATGAAGCAGGAATTATTTATTGTTTGAGTAGAAAAGCTACAGAACAATTAGCTAGTAAACTGCAACAAAACAATATTGATGCAAAGGCATATCACGCAGGATTATCTTTTGAAGAAAGAGCTAAAACTCAAGAGGCTTTTATTAAAGATGATTGTGAAGTAATTTGCGCGACTATTGCATTTGGAATGGGAATTGACAAATCGAACGTTCGTTGGGTAATACACTATAACATGCCTAAAAACATTGAAGGCTATTATCAAGAAATTGGACGTTCTGGTCGTGATGGATTACCTGCAAAGGCTTTATTATTTCATAGTTATGCAGATGTTATTCAACTACGTCAGTTTATAGAGAATACCGGAAATAAGGAAGTTCAAGAGGCAAAATTAGAACGTATGAAGCAATTTGCTGAAGCCACCGTTTGCCGAAGAAAAATATTACTCAGTTATTTTGGAGAACTGATTGAAGAAAACTGTGGGAATTGTGATGTATGTAAGAATCCACCACAATTTTTTGATGGAACAGTTATTGCGCAAAAAGGACTCTCAGCTATTTACCGATTACAAGGAAAAGAAGCTATGGGAACTGTTATCGATGTACTTAGAGGAGCAAAAAATGCCACGGTTTTAGATAGAAACTATGATAAGCTAAAAACCTACGGTGTTGGTAACGATATTTCTTGGAGAGATTGGCAACATTATTTAATTCAGTTAACTAATCAAGGATATTGTCAAATAGCTTTTCATTTACATAATAGTTTGCAACTTACAGAGTTCTCAAATAAAGTGCTTTTTGAAGGTGAAAAAGTACAATTAACAACTCCAGTAGCGTTTACAAAAGAAGTAAAAACGGTAACAAAAGAGAAAAAGAAAAAAGCAGTTAAGGATACGTTATTTGAGCGTTTGCGAAAACTACGTTATCGCATTGCCCAAGAAGAAGATATAGCCGCCTATTTAGTTTTTAATGATGCTACACTTAAAGAAATAGAAAATGAACGACCACAATCTGACGAAGAATTTCTAGCAATAAGTGGAGTGGGACAGCGAAAATTGGAAGTGTATGGTGCTGAGTTTATGGAAGAGATCAAAACTTTTTTAAACGAAAAGAAGAAAACTAAAAAAGATACCACTTTAGAAACGTTTAAGTTATATAAAGAAGGATTTACGGTTGAAGGAATAGCAGAGAATCGTGGATTAAAACCTACCACTATTTTTTCTCATTTATCTAAGTTATACCTAGAGGGAAAAGATGTGAGTTTGGATGAGTTTATAGAGGCAGATACATTAGCTTTGGTAGCAAATGCCAAAAAAGTATTGAAAAATGAGACAGCTTTAAAACCTTATTTTGAATTTTTAGGAGAACAAGTTCCATATGAAAAAATACGAGTAGGATTGACCATTTTACGAAGGAAAGGATAG
- a CDS encoding S41 family peptidase: MTKKIFLGVALIASNFLFAQHTLIRKPVISPDASQMAFSYYGDIWLYNFNNQQTKRLTIHKGYESNPVWNEKGTEIAFSSNRKGNDNVFVTSIKGGVPKQLTYYPTANVPTDWTKEGDIVFTTGRVLRGPEWDKQMYVVNEKGETPRRLLTAYGEMASVSPNGKLIAFTKGACRIAREDYSGSAQRDIWVYNTETDEYHQITTSNKNDHSPVWDAAGNLYYIGAKSGRYNIYKQAISANGTANGTATQLTNRTKDGVQTFSVSNNGTIVYTSGTDTFKLENGKTQKINLDIVSDNRFEEEETKTVSGDIGDYAVSPNGKNVALEINGEIFVKENNKEKKRSNNVSKHPYRDINPQWLDDKTVVFSSDRDGVYQLYSAVSTDTLVGLHRSLKTKVSKLTNSKEDIEYSLVSPDGKKIAYQIGRGILMIADIKNGKITNAKEYSNSWAAAEGVSWSPDSKYIAYSQEDLNFDSEIFIQSVEKPSTKMNVSMHPRSDRNPVWSADGKKLAFLSNRSGINYDVWMVWLEKSDWEKSKLDHEEGAYYPEKKEEPSKDKDAKKGKKKKKKVVVKIDEDKIYDRLVQVTSLQDDEYSPVFSADSDFIYFSATNPATEKRSTYKVKWDGSKPKLVKGVANARNFTENKGKIYFTSRGKLAELNTKSDKVTKLPHSATYTTNREEVYQQVFEEGIRALTAGFYDPEFHGYNWNALVKKYKPWVLSATTHEDYTYMFNLLLGQLNASHMGYRGSAPRNTSDKVGVLGLEVENTKKGVKVSYVLPNSVADKSTSKLKVGDIITAVNGQEIKKNTNFYSLLKNTQTKEILLSLGNGKDVVLRPERSLRRLQYEEWVNSRKKLVDEYSNGQLGYIHIQGMNMPSFERFERELKASGYGKKGIVIDVRYNGGGWTTDRLMAVLNVDQHAYTVPRGAAKSLKNHKKFNKNYPFNERAILSVNTKPMVALCNENSYSNAEIFSHAFKNLGLGKLVGQPTFGAVISTGGKRLQNGFIRMPFRAWYVKKSGKNMENEAPAVPDYLVKNAPGWKDRGEDAQLKKAVEVLLQDIK, from the coding sequence ATGACTAAAAAGATATTCTTAGGGGTGGCTTTAATAGCAAGTAATTTTTTATTTGCCCAACATACGCTAATTCGTAAGCCTGTGATTAGCCCTGATGCTTCTCAAATGGCATTTAGTTATTATGGCGATATTTGGCTATATAACTTTAACAATCAGCAAACAAAAAGGTTGACTATTCATAAAGGCTACGAAAGTAACCCTGTTTGGAATGAAAAAGGAACTGAGATTGCATTTTCATCAAATAGAAAAGGAAATGATAATGTATTTGTAACTTCTATAAAAGGAGGAGTTCCTAAACAGTTAACATACTACCCTACAGCCAATGTTCCTACAGATTGGACAAAAGAAGGAGATATTGTTTTTACGACTGGTCGTGTATTAAGAGGTCCGGAGTGGGATAAACAAATGTATGTAGTTAATGAAAAGGGAGAAACGCCTCGTCGATTATTAACTGCTTATGGTGAAATGGCTTCGGTATCTCCTAACGGAAAATTAATTGCTTTTACCAAAGGAGCATGCCGTATTGCTCGTGAAGATTACTCAGGTTCTGCGCAGCGTGATATTTGGGTTTATAATACTGAAACAGATGAATATCATCAAATAACGACGAGTAACAAGAATGACCACTCTCCTGTTTGGGATGCAGCAGGAAATTTATATTATATCGGCGCAAAAAGTGGACGTTATAATATTTATAAACAAGCAATTTCTGCAAATGGAACTGCCAATGGTACAGCTACTCAATTAACAAATCGAACAAAAGACGGTGTACAAACATTTTCAGTAAGTAATAATGGAACGATTGTTTATACTAGTGGGACAGATACTTTCAAGTTAGAAAATGGAAAAACTCAAAAAATTAACTTAGATATTGTTTCAGATAATCGTTTTGAAGAAGAAGAAACTAAAACAGTTTCAGGAGACATTGGTGATTATGCAGTTTCACCTAATGGAAAAAACGTAGCATTAGAAATTAATGGAGAAATCTTTGTAAAGGAGAATAATAAAGAAAAGAAGCGCTCAAACAATGTAAGCAAGCATCCGTATAGAGATATCAATCCACAATGGTTAGACGATAAAACAGTTGTTTTTTCTTCAGATAGAGATGGAGTTTATCAATTGTACAGTGCAGTTTCTACAGATACTTTAGTGGGGTTACACCGTAGTTTAAAAACAAAAGTTTCTAAACTAACCAATAGTAAAGAAGATATTGAATATTCTTTAGTTTCTCCTGACGGAAAGAAGATAGCTTACCAGATAGGAAGAGGAATTTTAATGATTGCTGATATTAAAAATGGAAAGATAACAAATGCTAAAGAGTACTCTAATTCTTGGGCAGCTGCTGAAGGAGTTTCGTGGAGTCCAGATAGTAAATACATAGCCTATTCTCAAGAAGACTTAAATTTTGATAGCGAAATTTTTATTCAATCTGTAGAAAAACCTTCTACTAAAATGAATGTATCGATGCATCCTAGAAGTGACCGTAATCCAGTTTGGAGTGCTGACGGAAAAAAGTTAGCATTTTTATCAAATAGAAGCGGAATCAATTACGATGTTTGGATGGTTTGGTTGGAAAAATCTGATTGGGAAAAGTCAAAACTAGATCACGAAGAAGGAGCTTATTATCCTGAGAAGAAAGAAGAACCTTCTAAAGATAAAGACGCAAAAAAAGGAAAGAAAAAGAAGAAAAAAGTAGTTGTAAAAATAGATGAAGATAAAATTTACGATCGTTTAGTACAGGTTACTTCTTTACAAGATGATGAGTATAGTCCTGTGTTTAGTGCAGATAGTGATTTTATTTATTTTTCAGCAACCAACCCTGCTACAGAAAAAAGAAGTACATACAAAGTTAAATGGGACGGTAGCAAGCCAAAGTTAGTAAAAGGAGTTGCTAATGCACGAAACTTTACTGAGAACAAAGGAAAAATTTATTTCACTTCTAGAGGAAAATTAGCTGAATTAAACACAAAATCAGATAAAGTAACGAAGTTACCACACAGTGCTACCTATACAACTAATAGAGAGGAAGTATATCAACAAGTTTTTGAAGAAGGAATTCGTGCATTAACAGCTGGTTTTTACGATCCAGAATTTCACGGATACAATTGGAATGCTTTAGTAAAGAAGTACAAGCCTTGGGTATTGTCAGCAACCACTCACGAAGATTATACCTATATGTTTAATTTGTTGTTAGGACAGTTAAATGCGAGTCATATGGGCTACCGAGGAAGTGCTCCAAGAAATACAAGTGATAAAGTTGGAGTATTAGGTTTAGAAGTAGAGAACACTAAAAAAGGAGTAAAGGTTTCTTATGTGTTACCAAATTCAGTAGCAGATAAATCAACCAGTAAGTTAAAAGTGGGGGATATTATTACTGCTGTTAACGGACAAGAAATTAAAAAGAATACGAATTTTTATAGTTTACTAAAGAATACTCAAACTAAGGAGATTTTGTTGAGTTTAGGTAACGGTAAGGATGTCGTATTACGTCCAGAAAGATCCTTAAGAAGATTACAATATGAAGAGTGGGTAAATTCTAGAAAGAAATTGGTAGATGAATATTCTAACGGTCAATTAGGATATATTCATATTCAAGGAATGAACATGCCAAGTTTTGAGCGTTTTGAACGTGAACTAAAAGCTAGTGGTTATGGTAAAAAAGGAATTGTAATTGATGTCCGTTACAACGGTGGTGGTTGGACAACTGACCGATTAATGGCGGTGTTAAATGTAGATCAACATGCATATACAGTTCCGAGAGGAGCAGCAAAAAGTTTAAAAAATCATAAAAAGTTCAATAAAAATTATCCGTTTAACGAACGTGCTATTTTATCAGTAAACACAAAACCAATGGTAGCTTTATGTAATGAAAATAGTTATTCAAACGCAGAAATTTTTTCACATGCGTTTAAAAACTTAGGTTTAGGAAAATTAGTAGGACAACCAACTTTTGGAGCAGTAATTTCTACAGGAGGAAAACGCTTACAAAACGGATTTATTCGTATGCCTTTTAGAGCATGGTATGTGAAAAAATCAGGAAAAAATATGGAGAACGAAGCACCGGCAGTACCAGATTACTTAGTGAAAAATGCACCAGGATGGAAAGATAGAGGAGAAGATGCTCAGTTAAAAAAAGCAGTTGAGGTGTTGTTACAAGATATTAAGTAA
- the trpA gene encoding tryptophan synthase subunit alpha, with protein sequence MNSIQHIFKQKENNLLSIFFTAGFPKLEDTTKVIAELSSNGVDFIEVGLPYSDPLADGPTIQHSSDVALRNGMNLDVVFEQLSSIKDTNKTPLVVMGYLNQIIRYGEDKFCQKVKDCGIDTVIIPDLPMVEYENHYQQLFEKYGITNVFLITPHTSEERIRKIDSLTNAFIYVVASASITGVKGEVSSAQINYFKRIQAMNLKSKLIVGFGISDHKTFSTACEYANGAIIGSAFIKELEKKGVEGIGDFVKTVKNC encoded by the coding sequence ATGAACTCAATTCAACATATATTCAAACAAAAAGAAAACAATTTACTGTCAATTTTCTTTACAGCAGGCTTTCCAAAATTAGAAGATACCACAAAAGTTATTGCTGAGTTAAGTAGTAACGGAGTAGATTTTATAGAGGTAGGTTTACCGTATTCTGATCCGTTAGCGGATGGACCGACTATTCAGCATAGTAGTGATGTAGCGCTGAGAAACGGTATGAATCTCGATGTGGTTTTTGAACAGTTATCTTCTATAAAAGATACGAATAAAACTCCATTAGTAGTGATGGGATACTTGAATCAGATTATTAGATATGGAGAAGATAAATTCTGTCAAAAAGTAAAGGACTGTGGCATTGATACGGTAATTATTCCAGACTTACCGATGGTTGAATATGAAAATCACTATCAGCAGTTGTTTGAAAAATACGGAATCACAAACGTATTTTTAATCACTCCACATACTTCCGAAGAACGTATTCGTAAGATAGATTCTTTAACCAATGCTTTTATTTATGTTGTTGCTTCGGCGTCTATTACAGGGGTCAAAGGTGAAGTTTCATCAGCACAAATAAATTACTTTAAAAGAATTCAAGCTATGAATTTAAAAAGTAAGTTAATTGTAGGTTTTGGTATTTCAGATCATAAAACATTCTCTACTGCCTGTGAGTATGCAAACGGAGCAATTATTGGATCAGCTTTTATTAAAGAATTAGAAAAAAAGGGAGTTGAAGGAATTGGTGATTTTGTGAAAACTGTTAAGAACTGTTAA
- the trpB gene encoding tryptophan synthase subunit beta gives MKFQPDNNGYYGQFGGAFIPELLYPNVKELEDNYIKIIESEEFQAEYKDLLKHYVGRPSPLYLAKRLSEKYGATIYLKREDLNHTGAHKVNNTIGQILIAKHLGKTKILAETGAGQHGVATATVCALMGLECIVFMGETDIQRQAPNVARMKMLGAKVVPATSGSKTLKDATNEAIRYWIQHPDTYYLIGSVVGPHPYPDMVARLQAVISEEMKVQLKEQTGKENPDTIIACVGGGSNAAGAFYHYLEDEEVELIAVEAAGLGVNSGESAATSQLGEVGVIHGSKTILMQDEYGQIVEPYSISAGLDYPGVGPLHAYLHETERTTFMNATDKEALDAAYELTKIEGIIPALESAHALAVLPKMNLQKDQVVVVNLSGRGDKDLETYIKHLS, from the coding sequence ATGAAATTTCAACCAGACAATAACGGATATTACGGACAATTTGGAGGAGCATTTATACCAGAATTATTATACCCAAACGTAAAAGAATTAGAAGATAATTATATAAAAATTATAGAATCTGAAGAGTTTCAGGCGGAATATAAAGATTTATTAAAACACTATGTTGGTCGTCCAAGTCCGCTGTATTTAGCAAAACGATTATCAGAAAAATATGGAGCAACAATTTATTTAAAACGAGAAGATTTAAATCATACAGGAGCACATAAAGTCAATAATACTATTGGTCAGATTTTAATCGCAAAACATTTAGGAAAGACTAAGATTCTTGCAGAAACAGGTGCGGGGCAACATGGTGTGGCTACAGCTACAGTATGTGCCTTGATGGGGTTAGAGTGCATTGTTTTTATGGGAGAAACCGATATTCAACGACAAGCGCCGAATGTTGCACGTATGAAAATGTTAGGAGCTAAAGTAGTACCAGCAACTAGTGGAAGCAAAACCCTGAAAGATGCTACGAATGAAGCAATTCGTTATTGGATTCAACATCCAGATACCTATTATTTAATAGGTTCTGTGGTAGGCCCGCATCCATACCCAGATATGGTAGCGCGATTGCAAGCAGTGATTTCAGAAGAAATGAAAGTGCAATTGAAAGAACAAACAGGGAAAGAAAATCCTGATACTATTATAGCTTGTGTAGGTGGAGGAAGTAATGCAGCAGGTGCTTTTTATCATTATTTAGAAGATGAAGAAGTAGAATTGATTGCAGTTGAAGCGGCTGGCTTAGGAGTGAATTCTGGAGAAAGTGCTGCAACCTCACAATTAGGAGAAGTAGGTGTAATTCACGGTAGTAAAACGATTTTAATGCAAGATGAATACGGGCAAATTGTAGAACCTTATTCTATTTCTGCAGGATTAGATTATCCAGGAGTGGGACCGTTACATGCCTATTTACATGAAACAGAACGAACAACCTTTATGAATGCTACGGACAAAGAAGCACTAGACGCTGCTTATGAATTGACAAAAATAGAAGGAATTATTCCAGCATTAGAAAGTGCACACGCCTTAGCAGTATTACCAAAAATGAATTTACAAAAAGATCAAGTGGTTGTGGTGAATTTATCAGGAAGAGGTGATAAAGATTTAGAAACGTATATAAAACATTTAAGCTAA
- a CDS encoding phosphoribosylanthranilate isomerase, protein MKLKVCGMKFIENIQQVAELQPDYLGFIFYEKSSRNFEGIIPKLPNGIKKVGVFVNEYLEIVVSLIEEYQLDAVQLHGDESVAYIKELKQHLPKVEIIKVFGIKDEFNFELLKPYEEVVDYFLFDTKGKERGGNGVTFNWQVLKDYNSTKPFFLSGGIGLEEVGELQSFLKRKESQYCYAIDVNSKFEIKPGVKSIEKLKKFKEILVKKS, encoded by the coding sequence ATGAAACTAAAAGTTTGTGGAATGAAGTTTATAGAAAATATTCAGCAAGTAGCTGAATTACAGCCTGATTATTTAGGGTTTATTTTCTATGAAAAATCATCAAGGAATTTTGAAGGAATCATTCCGAAGCTGCCCAATGGAATCAAAAAAGTAGGCGTTTTTGTAAATGAGTATTTGGAGATTGTAGTTTCTTTAATTGAAGAATATCAGCTGGATGCAGTTCAGTTGCATGGAGATGAATCAGTAGCGTATATAAAGGAGTTAAAACAGCATTTACCAAAAGTAGAAATCATCAAAGTATTTGGAATTAAAGATGAGTTCAATTTTGAGCTTTTAAAACCGTACGAAGAAGTAGTTGATTACTTTTTGTTTGACACTAAGGGAAAAGAGCGTGGAGGAAACGGAGTAACTTTTAACTGGCAGGTTTTGAAAGATTACAATTCAACAAAACCTTTCTTTTTAAGTGGAGGAATAGGGTTAGAAGAAGTCGGAGAATTACAATCCTTTCTTAAAAGAAAAGAATCACAATACTGCTATGCAATTGATGTGAATAGCAAGTTTGAAATCAAGCCAGGAGTAAAATCAATAGAGAAATTAAAGAAGTTTAAAGAAATATTAGTCAAAAAGAGTTAA
- the trpC gene encoding indole-3-glycerol phosphate synthase TrpC, whose amino-acid sequence MTILDKIIAFKKQEVAKIKAEVAVKKLVESPNFKRQPISLKKSLLEPYSTGIIAEFKRQSPSKGIINDKVTITEVTNGYLDANVAAQSILTDTSFFGGTMADLMEARVINQQKPILRKDFIVDGFQIVEAKAIGADAVLLIATCLTAEQLKNYGQLATDLGLEVLYEIHTQEDLDKIGDLDNKIIGINNRNLKTFEVDLEHSINLASQIPDTVVKVSESGISDPRIITGLKEHGFHGFLIGENFMKMDNPGQACQEFIDQIR is encoded by the coding sequence ATGACTATTTTAGATAAAATAATAGCCTTTAAAAAACAGGAAGTAGCAAAAATAAAAGCTGAAGTTGCTGTTAAAAAACTGGTTGAAAGTCCGAATTTTAAAAGACAACCAATTTCTTTGAAAAAATCGTTGTTGGAGCCTTATTCAACAGGAATTATAGCAGAGTTCAAACGTCAATCACCTTCTAAAGGAATTATCAATGACAAAGTAACGATTACTGAAGTAACGAATGGATATTTAGATGCTAATGTAGCAGCACAATCGATCTTAACCGATACTTCTTTTTTTGGAGGTACGATGGCAGATTTGATGGAAGCACGAGTAATTAATCAGCAAAAACCCATTTTAAGAAAAGATTTTATTGTTGATGGATTTCAAATAGTAGAAGCTAAAGCAATTGGTGCCGATGCGGTGTTGTTAATAGCTACTTGTTTGACAGCTGAACAGTTGAAGAATTACGGTCAGTTAGCAACAGATTTAGGATTAGAAGTCTTATATGAAATCCATACCCAAGAAGATTTAGATAAAATTGGAGATCTGGATAATAAAATTATAGGAATTAACAATAGAAACTTAAAGACGTTTGAAGTTGATTTAGAACACTCAATAAATTTAGCAAGTCAAATACCCGATACGGTAGTAAAAGTTTCTGAAAGCGGAATTTCAGATCCAAGGATTATAACAGGATTAAAAGAACATGGTTTTCATGGTTTTTTAATAGGAGAAAACTTTATGAAAATGGATAACCCAGGACAAGCATGTCAAGAATTTATCGATCAAATTAGATAA